The following coding sequences are from one Bacteroidota bacterium window:
- a CDS encoding restriction endonuclease, translating into MDALEEALNTPPVWIGKKLRTTRRTRRHPMEAGAQYGLLMPGTYEATDLTQRLAELNEDNLYRAFARHVVLNLGGLRVVEGAQEMHLDGRKITGDSLAQYLSDQGFRVSVHNTAINTMRMWLAKAGLLPESGRGAGAWRPDPAVKEQLVGMDDDAIAALAALTPEQIAFAKALARLDPDGWTPAAEVRDLAEAAEGVRIGRGSLPNEVLRPLEAARLIEYRTGGTSSGKTSELRTTEAFRAEVLEPFLERTLKDLDPALTAYYRKRPADIYTSLGSKDKHEKGQALEAFAVMVMRLLGLRFVGWRRRAEETGYSEVDVLMAGLFGAVPTTWQVQCKNIPSGQVRLEDVAKEVGLIPLTRVTHILVLANAPFTRDARRYADAIMQNSSVTIFLLDRADFEAIRESPANLGRILQAQAERIRDLKMATPVWREGDARGGPDQPTLGLPLG; encoded by the coding sequence TTGGACGCGCTGGAAGAAGCGCTCAACACACCGCCGGTGTGGATTGGAAAGAAGCTGAGGACGACCCGGCGCACCCGCCGCCACCCGATGGAAGCGGGAGCACAGTACGGGCTGCTCATGCCAGGGACCTACGAAGCAACCGATCTCACGCAGAGGCTTGCTGAGCTGAACGAGGACAATCTGTACCGAGCGTTTGCGCGGCACGTCGTTCTGAACCTCGGCGGCCTTCGCGTTGTGGAGGGAGCGCAAGAAATGCACCTTGACGGGCGCAAGATCACCGGCGACTCGCTCGCGCAGTACCTCTCGGATCAGGGCTTCCGCGTCTCCGTCCACAACACCGCAATCAACACGATGCGGATGTGGCTGGCGAAAGCGGGGCTGCTCCCGGAGAGCGGGCGCGGAGCCGGAGCATGGCGACCAGACCCGGCGGTGAAGGAACAGCTCGTGGGGATGGACGACGACGCTATCGCGGCGCTGGCGGCGTTGACACCCGAACAGATCGCCTTTGCGAAAGCGCTTGCCCGTCTCGACCCGGACGGCTGGACACCGGCAGCCGAGGTACGGGACCTTGCCGAAGCTGCCGAGGGCGTGCGGATCGGTCGCGGATCGCTACCCAACGAAGTGCTCCGTCCGCTGGAAGCCGCAAGGCTTATCGAGTACCGCACGGGTGGCACCAGCAGCGGAAAGACTTCGGAGTTGCGGACGACGGAGGCGTTCCGGGCTGAGGTGCTGGAACCGTTTCTGGAGCGGACGCTGAAGGACCTCGACCCGGCGCTGACGGCCTACTACCGCAAGCGGCCTGCCGACATTTACACTTCGCTCGGCTCGAAGGACAAGCACGAGAAGGGTCAGGCGTTGGAAGCGTTCGCCGTGATGGTGATGCGTCTGCTCGGACTCCGGTTCGTCGGCTGGCGACGCCGGGCTGAGGAAACCGGGTACAGCGAAGTGGACGTGCTGATGGCCGGGCTGTTCGGGGCGGTGCCCACGACATGGCAGGTGCAGTGCAAGAACATACCGTCGGGGCAGGTCCGGTTGGAGGACGTGGCGAAGGAGGTCGGGCTGATCCCGCTCACGCGGGTAACGCACATTCTCGTGCTGGCAAACGCGCCGTTCACCCGTGACGCCCGGCGCTACGCCGACGCGATCATGCAGAACTCGTCGGTGACGATCTTCCTACTGGATCGGGCGGACTTTGAGGCGATCCGGGAGAGTCCGGCTAACTTGGGGCGCATCCTTCAGGCACAGGCCGAGCGCATCCGCGATCTGAAGATGGCAACGCCTGTATGGCGGGAAGGCGATGCACGAGGAGGACCGGATCAGCCAACTCTCGGTCTGCCTCTCGGCTGA
- a CDS encoding helix-turn-helix domain-containing protein — MTLKIGTTRQTRKLDDWVSQSEAADIRGVSRQAIHQLVQKGRFRTYEVAGRTLVLREDVVQYEPDKGGRPPAADETEDETRA; from the coding sequence GTGACCCTCAAGATCGGAACGACTCGGCAAACAAGAAAGCTCGACGATTGGGTCTCGCAGTCGGAGGCGGCGGACATCCGTGGCGTCTCGCGGCAGGCGATTCATCAACTCGTTCAGAAGGGCCGCTTCCGCACCTACGAGGTGGCGGGCCGAACACTCGTGCTGCGGGAAGACGTGGTGCAGTACGAACCGGACAAGGGCGGACGTCCCCCCGCCGCTGATGAGACCGAAGACGAAACGAGGGCGTAG
- a CDS encoding phospholipase D family protein, translating into MNRLPRDATDVRRLRLRDPIVELSCLPSRSDLEGHPTLYLRTPRPLTTGRFIKHLGRGWGHHLAQLLGAAESSLTISSAYVTKTGVDYLVKHAAPRVLKRGQVTILTDLSPEHTAQGSTDPEALSRLYDHSASFRLVHLPRLHSKVYVADDQQAIVTSGNLTAGGLRLNYEYGLHLLNAQLAAEVRRDVLDYAALGASLDLTTLNEFCAHARKAKDALAEATTPTPAQERFREAVRQAKDVLVRGYTSGEPIHTVFERTVLYVLRREGPMTTTDLHEHVRQIHPDLCDDENRIIDGENFGRKWKHAVRTAQQHLKRRDAIRRSEDGRWHPLSSNG; encoded by the coding sequence ATGAATCGCCTGCCGCGAGACGCCACGGATGTCCGCCGCCTCCGACTGCGAGACCCAATCGTCGAGCTTTCTTGTTTGCCGAGTCGTTCCGATCTTGAGGGTCACCCAACACTCTACCTCAGAACACCTCGCCCGTTGACGACAGGACGATTCATCAAGCACCTCGGCCGCGGCTGGGGCCACCATCTTGCTCAATTGCTCGGAGCAGCAGAGTCGAGTCTTACTATCTCGTCGGCCTACGTCACGAAGACTGGAGTGGACTACCTCGTAAAGCACGCCGCGCCACGGGTACTGAAGCGGGGACAGGTCACCATACTTACAGACCTGTCGCCGGAGCACACAGCACAAGGATCAACAGACCCCGAGGCGCTCAGTCGGCTGTACGACCATTCCGCGAGCTTTCGCCTTGTCCACCTTCCCCGCCTCCACAGCAAGGTTTACGTCGCGGACGACCAGCAAGCCATCGTGACGTCCGGCAACCTCACGGCGGGTGGCCTCCGCCTGAACTACGAGTACGGTCTACACCTGCTCAACGCACAGCTAGCGGCTGAGGTAAGGCGTGACGTGCTGGACTACGCCGCGCTCGGGGCGAGCCTAGACCTAACCACCTTGAACGAGTTCTGCGCCCACGCTCGCAAAGCGAAGGACGCGTTGGCGGAGGCAACCACACCGACACCGGCGCAGGAGCGATTCCGCGAGGCCGTGCGCCAAGCCAAAGACGTACTCGTTCGAGGCTACACTAGCGGCGAACCGATCCATACGGTGTTCGAGCGAACGGTCCTCTACGTGCTTCGGCGTGAGGGACCAATGACCACAACCGACCTCCACGAACACGTCCGCCAGATTCACCCTGACCTCTGCGACGACGAGAACCGCATCATTGATGGGGAGAACTTCGGGCGGAAGTGGAAGCATGCCGTCCGTACAGCGCAGCAGCACCTGAAGCGCCGGGATGCAATTCGCAGATCTGAGGACGGCCGCTGGCACCCTCTTTCCAGCAATGGATGA
- a CDS encoding DUF6883 domain-containing protein produces MKNASDMYRRRGALPEDSVILVLFKNGSKSAGEPSLVGCLDFGGMSVEDIEGKFRRWADPDASGDAAGVQGGHGNGGKCYMTQMFEAHSYAHTLKNGRASRYGFQSGSLTPGYFGQRDDTVEDPDAELNQALVDFGLTISDLPEAARTAWESSRGFTLLKGVSAKDTESPHGMKYVVDGDLPTPSGHSVRVRTVWIVDPTDPRPRLITAYSA; encoded by the coding sequence GTGAAGAACGCCTCCGACATGTATCGGCGGCGGGGAGCGCTCCCCGAGGATAGCGTGATCCTGGTGCTGTTCAAGAACGGCTCGAAGTCCGCAGGGGAGCCATCCCTCGTGGGGTGCCTCGACTTCGGCGGCATGAGCGTCGAGGACATCGAAGGCAAGTTCCGGCGGTGGGCCGATCCCGACGCTTCGGGAGATGCGGCAGGCGTGCAGGGCGGCCACGGCAACGGTGGGAAGTGCTACATGACCCAGATGTTTGAGGCGCACTCATATGCCCACACCCTCAAGAATGGGCGCGCCAGCCGCTACGGCTTTCAAAGCGGCTCTCTGACGCCTGGCTACTTCGGCCAGCGCGATGACACGGTAGAGGACCCTGACGCCGAACTCAACCAGGCGCTGGTCGACTTCGGCTTAACCATCAGCGACCTCCCGGAGGCGGCACGCACGGCGTGGGAGTCGAGTCGCGGCTTCACCCTCTTGAAGGGCGTGAGCGCCAAGGACACCGAGAGCCCGCACGGCATGAAATACGTCGTAGACGGCGACCTCCCGACTCCGAGCGGTCATAGCGTGCGGGTGCGGACAGTCTGGATCGTGGACCCAACGGACCCCCGCCCGCGTCTCATTACCGCTTACTCCGCTTGA
- a CDS encoding DUF4926 domain-containing protein — MIREHDTIVLRRDLPALGLERGDVGAVVHIYGDGAAVEVEFVSGAGTTVGVETLELGDVRPLGRDEILHARAIAA, encoded by the coding sequence ATGATCCGAGAACACGATACCATTGTGCTGAGGCGTGACCTCCCGGCCCTGGGTCTGGAACGAGGGGACGTCGGGGCTGTCGTCCATATCTACGGCGACGGGGCTGCCGTGGAGGTGGAGTTCGTTTCTGGAGCCGGGACAACGGTTGGCGTGGAGACGCTGGAACTGGGGGATGTCCGTCCGCTCGGTCGGGATGAGATCCTACACGCAAGAGCCATAGCCGCCTAA
- a CDS encoding IS110 family transposase has product MSASSTTLFTGLDLHKRSVLALTVDASGREVARKKLPARADSLALYFAELPAGPEGEHRAVAEATNGWYWVQDALAALGVDFRLAHAKGVKAITGAKVKTDAHDARTLAQLLRVNLLPEAHGISGDLRPLRDVLRTRLTLVERRVGALNSVARLLEKVNVQDIADLPELMQLQARCHLDQVDLLQRQIKELERALHPHLVPDEDVPRLLRIPGVGKVCAFTLKLEIDDIARFASDRSFFSYCRLVPGADNSGERVRHKRSREGNRYLKLAFSHAAVRAVQYYPEVREWYRRKRRKKPGPVARALVAKELARIAYHVLRKQEDFNGRFKGAVLSRVKQEQWPYADRASALPSPTSITGP; this is encoded by the coding sequence ATGTCTGCCTCGTCCACCACGCTCTTTACCGGCCTCGACCTCCACAAGCGTTCCGTCCTCGCTCTCACCGTCGACGCCTCCGGCCGGGAGGTCGCCCGGAAGAAGCTCCCCGCCCGCGCCGACTCCCTCGCCCTCTACTTCGCGGAGCTTCCGGCTGGGCCCGAAGGGGAGCACCGCGCCGTCGCCGAAGCCACCAACGGCTGGTACTGGGTCCAAGACGCCCTCGCCGCGCTCGGCGTCGACTTCCGCCTTGCTCATGCCAAAGGCGTCAAGGCTATCACGGGTGCAAAGGTCAAGACGGACGCGCACGACGCCCGTACCTTGGCCCAACTCCTACGGGTCAACCTTCTGCCCGAGGCTCACGGGATCTCAGGCGACCTCCGCCCGCTCCGCGACGTGCTCCGCACCCGACTCACGCTGGTCGAGCGCCGCGTCGGGGCGCTCAACTCCGTCGCCCGCTTGCTGGAGAAGGTGAACGTGCAGGACATCGCTGACCTCCCGGAGTTGATGCAGCTCCAGGCACGGTGCCACCTCGATCAGGTGGACCTGCTGCAACGACAGATCAAGGAGCTGGAGCGGGCGCTGCACCCGCACCTCGTGCCCGACGAAGACGTGCCGCGACTCTTGCGCATTCCGGGCGTGGGCAAGGTGTGCGCCTTCACGCTGAAGCTGGAGATCGACGACATCGCCCGCTTCGCCTCCGACCGCTCGTTCTTCTCGTACTGCCGCCTCGTGCCGGGGGCGGACAACTCCGGTGAGCGGGTTCGGCACAAGCGCTCACGCGAGGGTAACCGCTACTTGAAGCTGGCCTTCAGCCACGCCGCCGTGCGCGCGGTCCAGTACTACCCCGAGGTCCGCGAGTGGTACCGGCGCAAGCGTCGGAAGAAGCCCGGTCCGGTAGCGCGGGCGCTGGTGGCGAAGGAGCTCGCCCGGATCGCCTACCACGTCCTGCGCAAGCAGGAAGACTTCAACGGCCGGTTCAAGGGCGCTGTCCTGAGTCGCGTCAAGCAAGAGCAGTGGCCTTACGCGGATCGGGCATCCGCGCTGCCAAGCCCGACCAGCATAACTGGACCGTAG
- a CDS encoding DNA topology modulation protein, translating into MRRVLVIGSGGAGKSTVAARISQRLGLPVIHLDALYWQPGWVETPADEWEQIVRQLLPREAWVMDGNYGGTLDLRLAAADAVVFLDTPRLLCLWRVVKRWAQFYGRSRPDMARDCPERLTEDFVRWIWRYPQEQRPRILDKLRAVEQEKRVVVLASTTEVCHFLDRLPSCAA; encoded by the coding sequence ATGCGTCGAGTCTTGGTGATCGGTTCCGGCGGTGCCGGGAAGTCCACCGTCGCGGCTCGGATCAGCCAGCGGCTCGGCCTCCCGGTCATCCATCTCGATGCGCTCTACTGGCAGCCGGGGTGGGTCGAGACCCCGGCGGATGAGTGGGAGCAAATCGTCCGGCAACTCCTCCCGCGTGAGGCTTGGGTGATGGACGGCAACTACGGAGGCACACTCGACCTCCGCCTCGCCGCTGCCGACGCCGTCGTCTTCCTCGACACGCCGCGCCTGCTTTGCCTCTGGCGCGTTGTCAAGCGCTGGGCACAGTTCTACGGTCGGTCTCGTCCCGACATGGCGCGAGATTGCCCGGAGCGTCTGACGGAGGATTTTGTCCGCTGGATCTGGCGGTATCCGCAGGAGCAGCGGCCTCGCATCCTTGATAAGCTGCGAGCGGTCGAGCAGGAGAAGCGGGTCGTCGTACTCGCTTCAACAACCGAGGTCTGCCACTTTCTAGATCGTCTACCTTCCTGTGCTGCATAG
- a CDS encoding LysE family transporter, with product MPLETWLAFTATLVAVVLVPGPAVPLVVSHGMSGDRLAGFLASLEIAGSGAGFLLLTAAGLSAVLLASATAFEGVRWCGVAYLAWSGAQMVLGARGAARTEVDGHNAFGYRLFVHAFVLQSGSPNAVALFAALLLSSSTLPAARRSNFSSSAPPPW from the coding sequence GTGCCGCTCGAGACCTGGCTTGCTTTCACCGCGACGCTCGTCGCCGTCGTTCTCGTGCCCGGCCCCGCCGTGCCCCTCGTCGTCTCCCACGGGATGTCCGGCGACCGGCTTGCAGGCTTCCTGGCAAGCCTCGAGATCGCAGGGTCGGGTGCAGGCTTCCTCCTCCTCACGGCCGCTGGGCTCTCCGCCGTCCTTCTCGCATCGGCCACGGCGTTCGAGGGCGTCCGGTGGTGCGGTGTTGCCTATTTGGCTTGGAGCGGTGCCCAGATGGTCCTTGGTGCTCGCGGTGCAGCACGGACTGAGGTGGACGGCCACAATGCTTTCGGCTACCGCCTCTTTGTCCACGCGTTCGTTCTCCAGTCCGGGAGCCCTAACGCGGTCGCGCTCTTTGCGGCGCTCCTCCTCAGTTCATCGACCCTGCCGGCAGCGCGTCGCTCCAATTTCTCATCCTCGGCACCACCTCCGTGGTAG
- a CDS encoding SPW repeat protein — protein sequence MVVEVMVLGPCTVLAQWVCRTFDTPAALVWQRRISGVILLTSALGLALTRRR from the coding sequence GTGGTAGTCGAGGTCATGGTCCTCGGGCCGTGCACGGTCCTCGCGCAGTGGGTCTGCCGCACGTTCGACACGCCGGCCGCCCTCGTTTGGCAACGGCGTATCAGCGGCGTGATCCTCCTCACGTCGGCACTCGGACTCGCGCTGACGAGGCGTCGCTAG
- a CDS encoding family 43 glycosylhydrolase produces the protein MNPLASLLLLLILGMALGCDPVAEPPSSVPDSALAIPVVDASAHDPSGIREIAPGVLSLFASSHPEFGGRLRQFVLDTNEPEPAWTLVEHWPTLTPRADMAWHVAWMEAYGYDADTQIEHTELAAVAPTLVDAGTVYFHLYNPPGRAWATANGEEPAMFAALYRATAMGTYPTQIWSMDPVPVYYSDDTTWARGGPRAVDAQVWDDADGQRYLTFGSWDPAQRNVIAIADLDEATGRIVGFDADQPGYYPEGGHPSIHPIATFGEGAYSFYRDGYYYLFLNLGGCCSGLDSTYEIVVGRSRSVYGPYVDDRGHSFMGRYENRDGPNTEVFPGRSVLAGLRGQTRFIGPGHAGLFQPEPNPQAESPLCLSFHFYDGEDDGRPKSATRPLAFDGEGWPYVVADEACTLGV, from the coding sequence ATGAACCCGCTCGCCTCACTGCTGCTGCTGCTGATCCTGGGCATGGCGCTCGGATGCGACCCAGTCGCCGAGCCACCATCCTCGGTGCCCGACTCGGCCCTGGCGATCCCGGTCGTGGACGCCTCTGCACACGACCCGTCGGGCATTCGCGAGATCGCACCCGGCGTTCTCAGCCTGTTCGCGTCCTCGCACCCCGAATTCGGCGGACGGCTCCGCCAGTTCGTCCTCGACACGAACGAGCCGGAGCCGGCGTGGACGCTTGTGGAGCATTGGCCGACGCTCACGCCCCGCGCCGACATGGCCTGGCACGTTGCCTGGATGGAGGCATACGGTTACGACGCCGACACCCAGATCGAGCACACTGAACTCGCCGCCGTCGCGCCGACGCTCGTCGACGCCGGCACGGTCTACTTCCACCTCTACAACCCGCCCGGCCGGGCGTGGGCGACCGCCAACGGCGAGGAGCCCGCGATGTTCGCCGCGCTCTACCGCGCCACGGCGATGGGCACCTATCCCACGCAAATCTGGTCGATGGACCCGGTGCCGGTCTACTACTCCGACGACACCACCTGGGCCCGAGGCGGTCCACGCGCCGTCGATGCACAGGTCTGGGATGACGCCGACGGCCAGCGCTACCTCACCTTCGGCTCGTGGGATCCGGCGCAGCGGAACGTCATCGCCATCGCCGACCTGGACGAGGCGACGGGCCGCATCGTGGGCTTCGACGCAGATCAGCCGGGCTACTACCCCGAGGGGGGGCATCCGTCCATCCATCCCATCGCCACGTTCGGTGAGGGGGCCTACAGCTTCTACCGCGACGGCTACTACTACCTCTTCCTCAACCTCGGCGGGTGCTGCAGCGGCCTCGACAGCACCTACGAGATCGTCGTCGGGCGCTCGCGCTCGGTCTACGGCCCGTACGTGGACGACCGGGGGCACAGCTTCATGGGCCGCTACGAAAACCGCGATGGCCCCAACACCGAGGTCTTCCCCGGCAGGTCCGTCCTGGCTGGCCTGAGGGGGCAGACGCGCTTCATCGGGCCGGGGCATGCGGGTCTTTTCCAGCCCGAACCGAACCCGCAGGCGGAAAGCCCCCTCTGCCTCTCGTTCCACTTCTACGACGGTGAGGATGACGGGCGTCCCAAATCGGCCACGCGCCCGCTCGCCTTCGACGGGGAGGGCTGGCCCTACGTCGTCGCCGACGAGGCGTGCACCCTGGGCGTCTGA
- a CDS encoding DUF1963 domain-containing protein produces the protein MSSPSPHIRIGTLAFALDSPRCGVPPHGGGLSVELVARAADPEAAHAAGLVHDYNRGSDGGLLRFRLTARSVYGPGGVPAGHFEIERGRTQDPYARFQVEGADYPLGFNGAVALAEGRATVRGQFACSYDTRAPSFDVDIEVTLDVETIDWSGYVFGSLDEIARAPQATVQRATLAFPEFETLPPEITRLGALRSLTLENRQAHGFTLPLRDLTPEIGRLRSLEALAINGAALADLPPEIGQLENLEALTVGTCDLTSVPDAVWHLPRLKQLSLAGNRLGSIPADLDLPALTSLNLSRNALRTVPAALADLPALDHLALEGNPLEALPDALRSVPRLKLTIEERQRLLPVAYPGADDGYPEAVYRIDGWPERKQQLDALLEAAGADLDARVRTFAEQTARPSIGFQQVETASSDRLGRSRFGGMPDLPEGWDYPRFGSSESDLAYEFIAQIDCEALAPLQDYLPRAGVLYVFLSTIHDVYGRGTAYPIVLVRHYDGPRAALRPGSRFALTRDDYFEMLDPEYEPMEVAAAARVSLPPSYPLRQNTYLFRNALAAVGGDEDDFIDAYQGVDEDVGEQEFNHELGGYGFSQHELPEIEVALAAGGDPADWFTLLTVQSRGSMQWGDAGDLYVVIHKADLARSDFSRVQATMYSS, from the coding sequence ATGTCCTCTCCTTCCCCCCACATACGCATCGGAACGCTCGCGTTCGCGCTCGACAGCCCGCGCTGCGGCGTCCCACCGCACGGCGGTGGTCTCAGCGTCGAACTCGTCGCTCGGGCGGCCGACCCGGAGGCAGCGCACGCGGCGGGCCTGGTCCACGACTACAACCGAGGGTCGGACGGCGGCCTTCTCCGCTTTCGCCTCACCGCGCGCAGCGTCTACGGGCCGGGCGGCGTACCGGCGGGCCACTTCGAGATCGAGCGCGGCCGGACACAGGACCCCTACGCCCGGTTCCAGGTCGAAGGTGCGGACTACCCGCTCGGCTTCAACGGGGCCGTCGCCCTCGCCGAGGGCCGCGCTACTGTCCGAGGGCAGTTCGCCTGCTCCTACGACACGAGAGCCCCCAGCTTCGACGTGGACATCGAGGTGACACTCGATGTGGAAACCATCGACTGGTCGGGGTACGTTTTCGGCAGCCTCGACGAGATCGCCCGGGCACCGCAGGCGACCGTCCAGCGCGCGACCCTCGCCTTCCCCGAGTTCGAGACGCTACCGCCCGAGATCACGCGCCTCGGCGCGCTTAGGTCGCTGACGCTTGAGAACCGGCAGGCCCACGGGTTCACGCTCCCGCTCCGCGACCTGACACCCGAGATCGGCCGGCTCCGCTCGCTCGAAGCGCTCGCCATCAACGGAGCCGCCCTCGCCGACCTGCCACCCGAGATCGGCCAGCTAGAGAACCTGGAGGCGCTGACCGTCGGGACGTGCGACCTCACGAGTGTGCCAGACGCGGTGTGGCACCTCCCCCGCCTCAAGCAGCTGTCGCTCGCCGGTAACCGGCTCGGGTCTATCCCTGCCGACCTAGATCTGCCTGCGCTGACGTCGCTGAACCTGAGCCGGAACGCGCTCCGCACCGTCCCGGCTGCCCTCGCGGATCTACCGGCGCTCGACCACCTCGCACTCGAAGGAAACCCGCTGGAGGCACTCCCGGACGCGCTCCGGTCGGTCCCGAGGCTGAAGCTGACCATCGAGGAACGGCAGCGGCTGCTTCCGGTCGCGTACCCGGGCGCGGACGACGGCTACCCAGAGGCGGTGTACCGCATCGACGGCTGGCCGGAGCGCAAGCAGCAACTCGACGCCCTTCTCGAGGCAGCCGGGGCAGACCTCGACGCCCGGGTGCGGACGTTCGCGGAGCAGACCGCGCGGCCGAGCATCGGCTTCCAGCAGGTCGAGACGGCATCCAGCGACCGCCTCGGCCGGAGCCGGTTCGGTGGGATGCCCGACCTGCCGGAGGGCTGGGACTATCCCCGCTTCGGTTCCAGCGAATCGGACCTCGCGTACGAGTTCATCGCGCAGATCGACTGCGAGGCCCTCGCGCCGCTCCAGGACTACCTTCCGCGCGCGGGCGTGCTCTACGTCTTCCTCTCGACGATCCATGACGTCTACGGACGGGGCACAGCGTACCCCATCGTCCTCGTCCGCCACTACGACGGGCCGCGGGCGGCGCTCCGGCCCGGCTCCCGGTTCGCCCTCACGCGGGACGACTATTTCGAGATGCTCGACCCGGAGTACGAGCCGATGGAGGTGGCGGCCGCCGCGAGGGTGAGCCTGCCGCCCTCGTACCCGCTACGCCAAAACACGTACCTCTTCCGCAACGCCCTGGCAGCAGTCGGTGGCGACGAAGATGATTTTATCGATGCCTACCAGGGCGTCGACGAAGACGTGGGCGAGCAGGAATTCAACCACGAACTCGGCGGCTACGGGTTCAGCCAGCACGAGCTTCCCGAGATCGAGGTAGCCCTCGCTGCCGGCGGCGACCCGGCCGACTGGTTCACCCTCCTCACGGTGCAGAGCCGCGGCAGCATGCAGTGGGGCGACGCGGGCGACCTCTACGTCGTGATCCACAAAGCCGACCTCGCCCGGAGCGACTTCTCCCGCGTCCAGGCAACGATGTACAGCAGCTAG
- a CDS encoding AraC family transcriptional regulator encodes MLHLTLTEWLASLVAGGAVVLGVAVGGVLLARRPGSRTANRAMGWLLFAAAAAVLLELVVNVRPPDAAWSIVFLPLSYTYALGPLLYLYVRIKLGRTGRLPVWHWVLPALQAALTVGVALAPTALQVAYMNEVYAPWYGALEDVVFAASLGGYLMLSYHVLNRAEASERFDWERSNRVWLRRLLAGSGLAFAVSLGFNVAGPLAWYVWSFNIYAFEGAAFAENVAYSALLYWIAVNGFVQAVPQARAILRRPAPDPRTSDRKAHYNLSPDLVVEHVRALNRLVASERPHLNPDLTLPVLADQLGVTDKVLSYVLNEGMGTTYTDYVNGLRVDEAKARLAAPEAEHLTVLGIGLDAGFRSKATFNRAFKRATGQTPSAFRAAGRLSGS; translated from the coding sequence ATGCTTCACCTCACCCTGACCGAATGGCTGGCCTCCCTCGTCGCGGGCGGGGCCGTCGTACTCGGCGTCGCCGTTGGCGGGGTGCTGCTGGCGCGGCGGCCAGGGAGCCGGACGGCGAACCGGGCGATGGGCTGGCTTCTCTTCGCAGCCGCTGCCGCCGTCCTCCTTGAGCTTGTCGTCAACGTGCGCCCGCCGGACGCCGCGTGGTCGATTGTCTTCCTGCCCCTCTCCTACACGTACGCGCTCGGGCCGCTGCTCTACCTCTACGTCCGCATCAAACTGGGCCGCACGGGCCGGCTGCCGGTCTGGCACTGGGTGCTGCCCGCGCTGCAGGCTGCGCTCACCGTAGGCGTCGCCCTCGCGCCCACGGCGCTCCAGGTGGCGTACATGAACGAGGTCTACGCCCCCTGGTATGGTGCGCTGGAGGACGTTGTTTTCGCGGCAAGCCTCGGCGGCTACCTCATGCTGAGCTACCACGTCCTCAACCGCGCCGAAGCGTCGGAGCGCTTCGACTGGGAGCGCAGCAACCGGGTCTGGCTGCGCCGCCTCCTCGCCGGAAGCGGCCTCGCTTTCGCCGTCAGCCTGGGGTTCAACGTCGCGGGTCCGCTCGCGTGGTACGTCTGGTCGTTCAACATCTACGCCTTTGAGGGCGCTGCCTTCGCCGAGAACGTAGCCTACAGCGCGCTGCTCTACTGGATCGCCGTCAACGGGTTCGTCCAGGCCGTCCCGCAGGCGCGCGCGATCCTCCGCAGGCCAGCACCGGACCCCAGGACGTCCGACCGCAAGGCCCACTACAACCTCAGCCCGGACCTCGTGGTCGAGCACGTCCGTGCTCTCAACCGACTCGTCGCCAGCGAGCGTCCCCACCTCAACCCCGACCTGACGCTGCCCGTGCTGGCCGACCAGCTTGGCGTGACCGACAAGGTGCTCTCCTACGTACTCAATGAGGGCATGGGGACGACCTACACGGACTACGTCAACGGCCTCCGCGTGGACGAGGCCAAAGCGCGGCTCGCCGCGCCCGAGGCGGAGCACCTGACCGTCCTCGGCATCGGGCTCGACGCCGGGTTCCGCTCGAAGGCGACCTTCAACCGGGCCTTCAAGCGGGCGACCGGGCAGACACCGTCGGCGTTCCGGGCGGCGGGCCGTCTCAGTGGGTCGTGA
- a CDS encoding DoxX family protein produces the protein MRRFLDFVFSRAQTHSLPTDLGIALLRVATGLALALIFEKVLPRDGVWGPQAWFVSDVAEMGFPFPAFFAWAAVLSEFVGGILLVAGLAARPAALLNAIVLFVAAFVHHGGDVSMDGLMATTFLVMTTTLLLTGPGRFSLDHLVASRLGARRSSALIGGTA, from the coding sequence ATGCGCCGTTTTCTCGACTTCGTCTTTTCCAGGGCTCAGACCCATTCCCTGCCGACCGATCTCGGCATCGCACTGCTCCGCGTCGCGACCGGCCTCGCGCTGGCGCTCATCTTCGAGAAGGTGCTGCCGCGGGACGGCGTCTGGGGGCCCCAGGCGTGGTTTGTCTCCGACGTGGCCGAGATGGGGTTTCCGTTCCCGGCGTTCTTCGCCTGGGCGGCGGTCCTGTCGGAGTTCGTCGGCGGCATCCTGCTCGTCGCCGGGCTGGCGGCGCGGCCGGCAGCGCTACTCAACGCCATCGTCCTGTTCGTAGCGGCGTTCGTCCACCACGGCGGTGACGTCAGCATGGACGGGCTGATGGCGACCACCTTTCTCGTCATGACGACGACGCTGCTCCTGACCGGGCCGGGGCGCTTCAGCCTCGACCACCTCGTGGCCTCCCGGCTCGGGGCGCGCCGCTCGTCCGCTCTCATCGGAGGAACTGCATGA